The Chionomys nivalis chromosome 10, mChiNiv1.1, whole genome shotgun sequence genome segment TAAAAGTATGAACTCTGAATCCCATCTCAATATTTAACTCCCAAATGGTACCTAAGTACATTTCAGAGCCTCATGCGCAAAGGGGATAAAGTTTAATAAACTAATTGGATCTTCTTCTGAGAAACTTCACAGGACGAAATTCAATGAGCAAAACACAGCCTGGCTACCAGCACTCGCTGCCCACACACGGGCCTGAAGCGTCAGGTAGAGGAGACGCCAGAGGTCCAGCCCTGGTCCTCAGGCGTCCCCCTTCCAGACCCAGGGAGTGAGGGGACGCCGGAAAAGGAAGCGGTCACTCTGGGTGAAACGCCGGCCGGGCACCGCTGGCCAGCCTTCCCTCCAGCACAAAGGCCTCGGTGCAAGGAAGGCCCGAAGGTCCGCGGACAGGCCCGGCTGCGGGTGCAGTCCGGCGCCTCCGCCCAGGGGACTCGCTGACTCCGGGTTTTTGGGTGCAATTGGTTTCCAAGCACTTGTCCGCAAAAACAAGCCGAGGAGCCAAGACAGCGCGCCCCAGATCCTGGGAGGCGTAGGGCCGAAGCCGCGGGGTGTCGGACCGGTCGCTCTCAGCCCGCCAGACGCCGGGGGGAGAAGCtaaagtgtgtgggggggcttCCTTGTACCCTTAGGGGCGAACTCGGCTGCAGACCCCCAAACCCGGCCGTGGGTTCCTTTCTCTCCGGGACCACCTAGCTAAGCGCTGTGGCCAGCCCCAGCCCGGGGCTCACCTTCCAGTCCAGGGCAGCTGGCCGTCCGGCAGTCAGTCCCGAATTCCGTCCACACACGGCGTCTTCCGGCTCCCGCCGGAAGCAGCTCCAGAGCGGGACAGGAAGTTTGGCCACCCCCCCACCAGCACACCCACTGGCTTTCTTCTCCGCCCCGCGGGTGTTACTCGGGTCGAGGTGCTAACCCTCGGGCAGCTGCTTGGGCCGACCTCCCCGTCCCCTCAGAGCCACACTGGGCTCCGGCCAGTGGAACCGCAGCACCCCGCCCCCTGCCCTCCAGGACTCCCGGGTCCCGAAGTCTGAAACCAGGTCAGTGCCTTCTAGCCGTGACGTCACCGCCTTCCCGCTAGGTGGCTGTGCAGCTTTCCCTGCAGCTGCGGAGTTATGACAGCGAGAAACACCAAAACTCTCCATGAAGAGGACCCAAGGAGGGACCTGCACAGTCAAGCCCTGCAGTGTCCATTGGACTGGGTATGAATTTAGGCACATAGACAGCTTTGGGAAcgtttaatcttggctgtcctgactGAGGGCTAAAATACCTGAGTTCCATGGTGAATAATAGTACTTGATGGAACTTTTGAGTTTGACTGACTATGTGAAATGTAAAGACCTGGCATGGTAGCACAGTCCTGTAATCAATCCCAGCGCTCCCAGCACTCGGAGTTCCAGGCCACctagggctatacagtgagactctgtcaaaaccaaaataacaagaaaaaaacatgatgTGGTTCGCAAGAGTGGGGGACTAAAGGGGGATAAATTAGAATTAATGTTCTCTTAAGGCGTTTATTTTCATGTTTAGAGATAAACTAAGAGCCTAAACAAGCTAGGGATTAGTAGACTgagtacaaaacaaaacattccaggccATCCGGGTGGAAATAATTCCTTGGTACACAGTTCCATGCTGGACACTGGGAAGCATGGCTGTAAACCCAGTTGAGGATTGCTGTGACAAGGACAACTGAGCTACATAGCATCTGAAAAGAAACCTTGGGATGGCAAGGAAATGTTTACTAGGAGCTAAAGTCCTAAAGTTTAAgtaagaattaaaaaacaaaccgagtggtggtggcacccacctttattcccagcagaggcaggcaagaagatctctgagtctgaggccagcctggtctacaaaagctagttccaggacagctagggctattacacagagaaaccctatcccaaaaaacccaaccccaaacaaaacaaaaaaacaaagtagattTGGGAATTACCAATATATGAAGAATGAAGAATCCTCCAGAAAGAAACTGGTCTAGAGCAAGTATATAAAACAAGATTAGACCAATGCAAAACTGGATTGAGTGATTACTAATACagtttgaatatatttattacaaGTGTCACCTATAAAATACATTGGCTGTGTAAAAAAGTGTCTTAAATCACACTTAGAAAACATCTTCAatttcaattttacttttctaaaagttgagttacaattaataaaaacatcaaTATATGTGGAATATTCATGTCTACAACCATTGGTTAGTTTACTTTGTCCTATCATTTTCtgaagcttttgttttcttttctttttttctttttctttttcttttttttttttttttttttttttttttggttttttgagacagggtttctctgtagcttttggagcctgtcctggaactactctgttgaccgggctggtctcgaactcacagagatccacctgcctctgccccccgagtgctgggattaaaggcgtgcgccaccatcgccaccattttcttaagcttttttacTTGGGGCGAGTTGGGAGTGGGGGTTGCTACTGGGAATTAAGGCCCCCAGAATACTGAACAGTGTTCTGCCCTGATCACTCCCCCTACCCACTTTAATCAATAAAATTCCAAGTGATGTTTATATCTACTTGCCCTCCAAAGTTTCCCAAAGTACAGGCCTTTAACACTAGCACTCCAGAGGTCGACAGGCAGCTAGAGATCTGtaaattccagggcagcctgaaTTACACATAGCAAGCTACATtacagactgtctcaaaaatattccTAAAGTTAACACAAGCTTTTGTTAGGCTTGCTACGTAGTCAGTAATTTGGGAGAACACAAGCCTGCTGGGTGTAAATGTGATCTGTTGAGCGTCTCGCCAACCCAGATGACGTTGTTCATCTTTTCATACCGCTCCAGCCCCTAAACTGTTCCTCAGTCTGATACTCCCAATGCTGCCCCCAACCCTCCGTGCTTACCATTAAAAGCCTCTCTttgggcaggctggagagatagctcagcagctgctctaccagaggacctgcattcaagaacccagcacctacatggtggctcaaaactctCTCCAGGgccaagggatccagtgccctatttgcctctgcaggcatcaggcatgcatgtggtgtatagACAGACAAGACACATAGGTACATAGGCTTTAAGTCTCTCTTCCATGTGACATATGGAAAGCCCGTCGCAATCCTAATACTCTCACTTTAAGAATGATGTTAAAAATTTCCCCAGTTCAACAGATGTTAACCGCTTCTGACTTAGAATTAGAGTTTtcacttagtttttaaaataacttaaagaTATGTCTACATATGATCAATTAACAGTTGTATTAACTATCCAggagtttttaaatatttgatacaAATATATGTAACATGAGTTTTAACAAAATCAGCCGAGTATAGTGAGTAACACGTGCCTGGAACCCCAGAGATAATTAGCAGCCGGGAACCTGAGGAATcagtccagcctgagctacactaACAGACCCACCtccaaaataattattattacaaGGAAAATAAGTCAggtatagtggtacatgcctgtgatcccagcactcaggagacaggccaCAAGAATCACAAGTACGAGGCCAGTGTGGACTTCgtatttgagaccctgtctcgaaaataaaatagagaaaaacagaTGATACCAAATCTATTGTGGCAGTGCTTCTcacccttcctgatgctgcgacctttaacacagttcctcacctTAACACAggaccacaaccataaaattatttcattgcaacttcataactaattttgctactgttatgaattgtaatgtaaatatccgttatgcaggatatctggtaGTGACTCCAaagggggtcacaacccacaggttgagaaccattgtatTATGGTTAACAATCACATGTTAGATATATAGTTAATATATGATATTGAAAATAAGGTTATGTAACTAAAAAATATTACAATTACACTTAATTCTGtactgtaagatttttttttttttttggtttttcgagacagggtttctctgtggttttggagcctgtcctggaactagctcttgtagaccaggctggtctcgaactcacagagatccgcctgcctctgcctcccgagtgctgggattaaaggcgtgcgccaccaccgcccggctgtaagattattttttaaatgtgtcttaAGAATCTTTGTGCACAGTAGGAAATGTAGGACTTCCTTGATGAAGATACGCAGACTACAGAGAAAAATCTTCTGAAATGCAGACGATCTGCTTCCCGATGTTGCCTCCGGTCATCATGGACTGGAACgcaactgaaaaaaaagaataggtcATCTGAAAAGAGAAATGTTCCTATATGTTTGTTAGAGGTCTAACACATAAAATTAGTTTGAATAATTTCTTCAGTGatttttctgccttttgtttatttgggtttttttttgttgttttgagacagggtttctctctgtagatcagatggcctcgacctcacagagatccactgcctctgcctcctgaatgccgaaattaaaggtacatgccaccacTACCCtggcaaaaaaataaatctaaaaagaaaaatcactgggtcaggtggtggtggtgcacgcctttattcccagcactcaggaggcagaagcaggcggatctctgtgagtttggaggTAGCGTGGTCTGcagggtgagttccagaacagaacaCATAGAAACACTGGCCcaagtatatatataaataaatctgggGCTGGGGAAACAGCTTAGTGGCTAAGagtcttgttgctcttgcagaggaaacaggctcagttcccagcactcatgtggtggCTCGCATATCCCTATgaacaccaggcatgcatttggtgtacaaacatgcatgcaggcaagacacacacacaagagacttattttatttgtatgagtgttttgcctgcacgtatgtaaTTGTACAACATGTGTGTGGTGCCAATAGAGACCCAAAGAGGGCTCTGGATCACCTAGAActggttatgaactgccatgtaggtgtcAGGATCTGAACGccgatcctctgaaagagcagcaaatgcttttaaccaatGAGTTATCTCTTCAtaatttttgtgggttttttttttttttttattttggtgtgttttttgtttctcaagacagggtttctctgtgtagctttggcacctgtcctggcactagctcttgtagaccaggctagcctcgaactcacagagatccacctgcctctgcctcctgagtgctgggattaaaggcgtgcgccaccaccgccacccagtttattttatttatttttattttaatttatatttgaaaCAGTCTCATTAGCTGAGAAGGCCCTTAAGTTGATTGTATTGCCTCTACCAtctgagttctggggttatagCAGTTGCTAATATGCATGATTTGTATATCATTTATGGTAGATAAGCTCTCTACCAACTAGCCTGTATCCTCAGCCTCAGCAATAAATGAGTGTGGTGGCAAATtcttgtaattccaacacttgggaggtcaggaatttaaggtcagcctcagcCACCTATCAAATTCaaagccaaccagggctacaaaagACCCAAGACTCAGAAAAGCTCTGCTCCATCCCCATTCTCCCtgtaaaaaaagagaaacaaaacaaagccaaggaAAGAAGACAGTAGCTCAGCCTTGGCTATGCACAAGGTTCCATCACcgcataaacaaaaacaaaagcacagtctttCTGTTAACGCAGCTCTGCAGTGTctccacagagaagaaaaggggtGGGGAGCTAGGGTTTAGCACAGTGGTAAAGTGTGTTTAGCATGAAAGAGGCCATAGGTTCATTCTCtagaacataaaaagaaaaaaaatacctgaaagtagtattaaaagaaaaatcaatacatGCATTGAGCACATATGTAGAAGAAATCTTCACTCATCTTACCTCCCATGTTTTCCAATCCATTTATCACAGTCTCTTTGATCTGTAATCAAAAATAGTTAGATTTAGAGTCAGTGGTTTCCATAAAAGGAAACAATGCAATTTAGGATTTTGCATACAGTAGAAAAATGGGTAGCACCATTTTTCAGTAAAATCCTAATCCTATATTCCTGTTGTCtgattgctttaaaaaattatacatttatttgttttgtgagtGAATGCACATGTTgtagcatgcatgtggaagtcagaggacaactggtactcattctgtagacaaggctagcctacTAATGGGTTTAAAGGTATaaactaccatgcccagctcagttCTTTCTACTTTTCTACCACATGGGTTCTGCGCATCAAACTCAGTTCATCGACTAGGCAGCAAGTGTCCATATTCACCGAACCATCTCATTGCTGCTCCACACTAATCTTAAACTATACAGGCAATTTAGCTGAAAATGATTTTGAATTTATGACCCTCTCCTGCCCTCAccctccaagtactgggatgacaggccttGCTACTAcacccagttttgttttgttttccccctcCTGGGGTGGACTAGTCTTCATGCAGGCTAAGCAAACACTCTGCCAAGTTACACCCTCAGTCCACATACACCCTCTAGGAAAAAAATTATCtaagtgtatatacacatatacaagttTGCCTATCATTTTCAGGTTTCAAGAACATCTTATCTGGATACCAGataaataatttctaatttcacggggtggtggcacatgctcttAATCCCGGTCCTTGGGCAggtagcagaagcaggtggatctctctgagttcaagaccagcctggtctacagagtgaattccaggacagctaaagtgacacagagaactgtcttcaaaataaaacaaaaaacttctaATTTTGCCCAACAACTAAAATCAGAATAACCATAAAGGAAATGAATATTAAAAGGATATTTACTTAAATCTAtaaaaattataaggaaataGGTTATATTAAGCTGAAGTAACGTAATTGTACTACTGAGTTTACAGCTGCTTTCTGTACTTTCTAAAATGTAGTATTAACTCATTCTAGTTACATAAAATTTAACcaattctcattaaaaaaatatccaCAGAGCATTCTGGTATGTGCTTATGTGACTTTTAAGAGAGCACAAtttctgggactagagagatggctcatcagttaagagcactggctgccctttcagaggacccaggttcaattcccagcacccagatggcagctcacaaccacttgtaactccagttccaggatatctgacacTCTCTTCAGTCCTCTGTGAGAACCAGGGCAAGCAAGTGCTATACAAAAATTTCTGTAGACAGAACATCCAGAAATagcatgaaaaaagaaataaataagaaagccgggcggtgctggcgcacgcctttaatcccagcacttgggaggcagaggcaggcggatctctgtgagttcaagaccagcctggtctacaagagctagttccaggacaggctccaaaaccacagagaaaccctgtctcgaaaaaccaaaaccaaaaaaaaaaaaaaaaaaaaaaaagaaataagaattccTAAGGACAGTTCCACAAATACTTGTTAAGTTAATGAACATTACTAATTTAGATCTCAGGAGACATACCTATTGACTTTGTAACTAATCTATGGAGAATAAAGCTTAGTAATTGTTtatctgtgttttgcctgcatgcatagatgtatgtacatgtatgcaccaCTGTGtgccctgggaggccagaagaggttactggatcccctggaactggagttatggacaacTGTAGCAGCCATGTCAGTGCTGAGAGCCAAATCAGGTCCTCtgctgtagcgagctgcgtgaagccacacctgatggcgataatggctaagacctgacttatgctattatcgcgCAATGgtcgtcagctgcttgcatatgcgtggacctatgagcagtgcccacctggcaatccgggattggtagcccatgcctacttaagggctgggagaggtttgcccagagaagaggagagagggagaggagagagagaaagagaacaaggtcctgaataaaactgcagcaggaagagctcctgTGTGTCGCGTGTCATCCTTGCGGGACGAGGTAGAGCCGCAACACTCTGCAAaaggagcaagtgttcttaatcacagCAGCTCTACAGCCCTGAGCTTAACAAAATATTGCATAAAGCTAATGAAAAGGTTTCTCAATCAGAAGATTATGGTCATCTGGGAGGAAATTTTATTCAGAGATTAACTTTTTAAactgtgtgtctgcgtgtgtgtctctGCAGTATGTGCGTGTGAGCACAGTTACTAGGTGGTTCAGAGGCTAGCCCACAGAGCCCCGGAGCTGCAGTTGCAGTCAATCATGAGCAGCCTGACATACAAGTCGGAAAACAAATttgggttctctgcaggagcaatgtgctcttaaccactgagccaattctCTAGCCAATCTTTTGTAGGAATCTTTTGTAATGAAACCAATGTTCGCTATAGTAAATTCAAAAAAAAAGTATGCCAAGTGGCAGCAGAAATATACTTTTATAGTTAATAGAAATTTGGActggggccgggtggtggtggtgcacgcctttaatcccagcactcgggaggcagaggcaggcagatctctgggagttcgaggccagcctggtctacaagagctagttccaggacaggcaccaaagctacagagaaaccctgtctcgaaaaaccaagaaaaaaaaaaaaaaaagaaatttggactggggatgtgactcagttggtagagtacttggtTAGGTTTGGGTTCaagcccagcaccacataaactgggcacGGTAGAGCATGCCTAGAATTCTAGCACCAATGAGGCAGAGAGATAGGGGATTAAGGGCTCAAGGTAATTGTCAAGTTCAGacccagcctgggccacaggagacctggtttcaaaaaacaaaaaagggtttACCTTTAGCTTTCCTTCTTTAAACCACTGACTCAACTGGAGAAGTCCAGGCTGAAACTTATCTTTATAGTTTAGCACGGTAAATCTCTCTCTGTAAACAGAGAATGAAAGAATAATGATTAGAGAATATTTCAGGAGTGAGAACCtgagggcagtggtggcagtggcataggcctttagtgggaggcagaggcaggcagatctctgtgagttcaaggccagtctggtctataaagagtGTTCTAGAATagtcagggctgttaaacagagaaacaaacaaaaaacaaacaaatgaacacaatCAAATCTTTCAAATTGGTAATCCCTGTTTGTCTTTAAATTAGCCGATAGTCATGCTGAGTCCGGTCAGATTCAGCTTTAGGTGTAGTGAAGGGATAAGTAAGTACACCAAACTTTGTTTATATCTGCTTATCATCTGTAACCCTGGCAACAGCATTGTGATTTTTCATTTATAGATAACATTCCTTCCTAGCCTCACATGATCTCATCCAATCAAAGCCAAGTatctattttctgagaaacagttaaCCAAAATTTAATTATTGAACCTCTTTAAATACATACTTttcagtcaggcggtggtggcgcatgcctttaatcccagcacttgggaggcagaggcaggcagatctctgtgactttgaggtcagcctgatctacagagtgagttccaggacaactagggctgtgaaaccctgtctcgaaaatcaaaaacgaaacaaaaaacaacaacaacaaaaaataataataaaaataaaagaattttcaattatatttaataagaaaaaaaactataaacGAATACATTTCCCACCTATGAAATTCAGCTCCACAGCCCCAGCCCTGTGACAGGGTAGTAAGGGAAAGGTCGCGCACACACCTTGTgatgtttctttccttctggatTGCTTCTGCAGCAGGGGACAGTGGAGGAGGGTAAGGCACATCCTTATTGTACTGAGAGATTTGACCACACAGGATGATGTGGCTGTTCTGATTCAtctgcacagagaaacactggcaGTTACATCCCCAGCCACCTTCCTATTGGTGGATTTAGGACTACATCAATGAAAGCTATTTAACCACCACACTTAAACTTTTTTCAATTAGTTTCATTTATTTGGAGATTTACCTATGTAgaagtactttttatttattgtgtatgtgcatgcacatgcctcCATAAATTTTATgttcaccacatgcatgcaggtgcctgtggaggccaggagagggcctTCCATCTccctagatctggagttacagatggttttcaGCTGCTTGATGTAGGTGCCAGGTTCCAAACTCAGTCACCCACAAGAGCTGTAAGGACtccaagtgctgagccatctctctagcccctacagATTTAATTAAGTCCACTCTGAAGGAATGTAGAATAAAGGTTTGCTCATCACCAAAAGAATTACATTAGTTGCCAGTGACCTTGCTGCTTTTTTGTactatgttcatttatttatttgtttggttggttttggtttttcgagacagggtttctctgcagctttggtgcctatcctgtaaaaactagctcttgtagatcaggctggcctcgaactcacagagattcatctgcctctgtctatcgagtgcttggattataggtgtgtgccaccactgcctggctagtatgtatatttttttaaagcttattttttatatgtatatgtgtgggtttGTAAATATGTATAAGTATTGTAACAGGTCCCCAGACCTTAGCAGGTCCTGAGATTTTACCACAGCTGACTCCATGGTGGAAGTAACATTCAGGCTGTTAAACTCAGCACTTTGACAGCCCCGCCTGCCAAAACAAAAGCccaatccatcaaagtccatagttctgggaaagtctaaATGTattaaccttgctttttggcttctgtagttctgcttctgactaactgttcttgttaCCTGTAGTATGTCAACCCAGGatatggtttttgtgcttaaaagctcacccccAGAAAGGCTTGGGGCTACACTGGGACCCAAACACTGGCCgtctaataaagactttctattggcttaaacccatgcccaagtagtcttctctggtggacaCCCACAACTGACACATCCGCATAAGTGCAGGTCCCTGATGAGGCCAGAGGGGCCAGCTCTCCTTGGAGCTTGAGATACAGGTGGtttgagctgcctgacatggatgctcacacagattcaaactcaggtcctctgcaagaccagtacacactcttaaccactgaaccatctctccagcccgatcaTGTATTTCTttagatttaaataatataatctCAACTGCAAGTAATTTTACATATAGTcaagatctatttttattatcaacTGTTGATATTTTACCACAttgtcaataaaaatatataacatcGACAATCTATGAAAACCATCTCCCTACTCAACTCAGGGGTTATGGCTGTTAGGTGATTGGTGGTTGGTGAGATACAGGACAGAATCTCAGTATTCCAGAAGTGTAACTCTTAATTTTTCACAAAAGTAAACTGAAGGTGAAAATATATcacaaggcaggaactgaaattCAGAACACAAATGTGCAATAAAATGAAAGCAAGTATCAAGATCTTCTGTATAACTTAAACACAATAATCATGGAATTTGTCAAAATGAACACTACACTTTTATAGCCTCCCTCAGTATCAAGCAAAAATAtcacaatgaataaaatatagTATCAGATTTGTAACGGAATGAAACCAGCAAATCACCTGACTTATCACCGTATCACTGATGTCACCACCAACATTGTCAAAGTAGACATCCACTCCAGTTGGGCATGATTCTTGGAGCCGTGCCGCCACATTCCCTTCTTTATAGTTAATTGCAGCATCAAACCCCAGTTCTGAAGTCAAAAAGAGGCATTTCTCATGCGTTCCACAAATTCCCACCACTCTGGAACAGCCAAGCAGGTGGCCAATCTAGGGAGGAAGTGTTTGAAAATTAAATGACTTTATattcacacaaacataaaaatgtcaaagaaCACAAGATATTGCAAGTACAAGAAAATATTTGCCCCGGCTaattttcatgtcaacttgaaacaagctagCATCATCTGAGAGgcgggaacttcaactgagaaaatgcctccataaaatctgACTGTAGGCGAGCCTTAGTAGTGGCATTTCTTTAGTGTTTgaagtgggagggcccagtccattgtgggtggtgctacccctgggctggtggagCTGATTAAAAAGGCAGACAGTCAATAGCAGtcctcagctcctgtctctgaTGAACTGTTCCCTGGAAGTATAAGAATAGACCTTTCCTCCCCGAGTGACTTTTGGTCGTGATGTTCCATCACATCCAGATTCACCCTAAGGCAGCACTCATCACAATTTAGGTTTGATTACAGTGCTTTAgactaaacatttaaaatgtggtggcacacgccttagaTCCCAGGactcgagaagcagaggcaagtagt includes the following:
- the Ptgr2 gene encoding prostaglandin reductase 2, which encodes MIVQRVVLNSRPGKNGNPVAENFRMEEVSLADNISEGQVQVRTLYLSVDPYMRCKMNEDTGTDYLAPWQLSQVVDGGGIGVVEESKHIHLAKGDFVTSFYWPWQTKAILDGNGLEKVDPQLVGGHLSYFLGAIGMPGLTSLIGVQEKGHISAGSNQTMVVSGAAGACGSLAGQIGHLLGCSRVVGICGTHEKCLFLTSELGFDAAINYKEGNVAARLQESCPTGVDVYFDNVGGDISDTVISQMNQNSHIILCGQISQYNKDVPYPPPLSPAAEAIQKERNITRERFTVLNYKDKFQPGLLQLSQWFKEGKLKIKETVINGLENMGVAFQSMMTGGNIGKQIVCISEDFSL